One genomic region from Bufo bufo chromosome 3, aBufBuf1.1, whole genome shotgun sequence encodes:
- the LOC120996528 gene encoding P2Y purinoceptor 2-like translates to MSNTDNSTYKCKFDEDFKYILLPVSYGIVFCVGLILNVSALYIFLFRIRPWNASTTYMFNLAISDMLYIISLPLLVYYYSQGDNWPFGVALCKIVKFLFYTNLYCSIFFLLCISIHRFLGICYPMKSLGWLKVRNARIISVIVWVVVAAFQSPVLYFVTTSTNGENTICHDTSSADLFDTFVVYSSVNLALLFCVPFVIIIVCYVLMTRALLRPSAASSQTSNSRKKSIKMIIIVLFVFIICFLPFHVNRTLYYYFRKLDLDCFTLNAINIAYKVTRPLASANSCFDPILYFLAGQNVRRNITLRSGMTKVKNKFTSYVKENNWSSVTNENVGDSTSNPSPCPTVITRM, encoded by the coding sequence ATGAGTAATACAGATAATTCTACGTACAAGTGTAAATTCGATGAGGATTTCAAATATATTCTACTACCAGTGTCTTATGGGATTGTGTTCTGTGTCGGCCTTATTCTAAACGTTTCGGCtctttacatttttcttttccggatcAGACCTTGGAATGCATCCACCACCTACATGTTCAACTTGGCCATCTCAGACATGTTGTACATCATCTCACTACCGCTCCTGGTATATTATTACTCTCAAGGTGACAACTGGCCGTTTGGAGTGGCATTGTGTAAGATTGTCAAATTTTTGTTTTACACCAACTTGTACTGTAGCATCTTCTTCCTGCTCTGCATCAGTATCCACCGGTTTCTTGGCATCTGTTACCCAATGAAGTCACTCGGTTGGCTCAAGGTTCGAAATGCCCGGATTATATCGGTCATAGTGTGGGTGGTAGTAGCCGCTTTCCagtctcctgtattatactttgtGACCACCAGCACTAATGGGGAAAACACAATTTGCCACGACACTTCAAGTGCAGATTTGTTTGATACATTTGTGGTATACAGCTCGGTGAATTTAGCCTTGCTCTTCTGTGTCCCTTTTGTCATCATCATCGTGTGCTATGTATTGATGACCCGAGCTCTTCTGAGGCCATCAGCAGCCTCTTCACAGACCTCCAATTCCAGGAAGAAGTCGATAAAAATGATCATAATTGTATTATTTGtctttatcatttgttttttaccttttcatgtgaaccggaCTCTTTATTATTACTTTCGAAAGCTGGACCTTGActgttttactttaaatgctatcaACATTGCCTACAAAGTCACAAGGCCACTAGCCAGTGCCAACAGTTGCTTCGACCCAATCTTATACTTTCTAGCTGGTCAAAACGTTCGAAGGAATATTACTCTAAGGTCTGGAATGACAAAAGTCAAAAACAAATTTACAAGTTATGTGAAAGAAAATAATTGGAGTTCCGTTACGAATGAAAATGTTGGTGACAGTACCTCAAACCCTAGCCCATGTCCTACAGTAATCACTAGGATGTGA